In Quadrisphaera sp. RL12-1S, the following proteins share a genomic window:
- a CDS encoding GNAT family N-acetyltransferase, whose translation MFRSPLRVLDDADRADVLALCAQDPVASIFVTSRVAAVGAAPARLGGQLWGWGGPGRLTGICWDGANLVPVLSTALAPAEQALALDAFAARARRVGRRCSSLVGSAPAVLGLWDRLQGSWGPARDVRPDQPLMAVRTPPLVAPDTAVRRATADDLDVLVPACIAMFTEEVGYSPTAGDGGATYRRRVEELVAAGRSYVRIEGEGSAREVVFKAELGAVAPGVAQVQGVWVHPERRGHGIAEPGMAAVVLSTQAAGYPVVSLYVNDYNTRAVRAYEAVGFERVGTFATVLF comes from the coding sequence GTGTTCCGCAGCCCGCTGCGCGTCCTCGACGACGCCGACCGCGCCGACGTCCTCGCGCTGTGCGCGCAGGACCCGGTGGCGAGCATCTTCGTCACCAGCCGCGTGGCCGCCGTCGGGGCGGCTCCCGCACGCCTCGGCGGCCAGCTGTGGGGGTGGGGCGGGCCGGGTCGCCTGACCGGCATCTGCTGGGACGGCGCCAACCTCGTGCCCGTGCTCAGCACCGCGCTGGCGCCCGCCGAGCAGGCCCTCGCCCTGGACGCCTTCGCCGCCCGCGCCCGCCGCGTGGGACGGCGCTGCTCCTCGCTGGTCGGGTCCGCGCCCGCCGTCCTGGGCCTGTGGGACAGGCTCCAGGGCAGCTGGGGACCCGCCCGTGACGTACGGCCCGACCAGCCCCTCATGGCCGTGCGCACACCGCCGCTGGTGGCGCCCGACACCGCCGTCCGCCGCGCCACGGCCGACGACCTCGACGTCCTCGTGCCCGCCTGCATCGCCATGTTCACCGAGGAGGTCGGGTACTCGCCGACCGCCGGGGACGGCGGCGCCACCTACCGCCGGCGCGTCGAGGAGCTCGTGGCGGCCGGCAGGTCCTACGTGCGGATCGAGGGCGAGGGCAGCGCGCGGGAGGTGGTCTTCAAGGCCGAGCTCGGCGCGGTGGCCCCCGGGGTCGCCCAGGTGCAGGGCGTGTGGGTGCACCCGGAGCGCCGCGGCCACGGCATCGCCGAGCCGGGCATGGCCGCCGTCGTCCTGTCCACCCAGGCCGCCGGCTACCCCGTGGTCAGCCTGTACGTGAACGACTACAACACCCGCGCCGTGCGCGCCTACGAGGCCGTGGGCTTCGAGCGGGTGGGCACCTTCGCCACCGTGCTCTTCTGA